The Cellulophaga sp. L1A9 genome window below encodes:
- a CDS encoding DUF1573 domain-containing protein, which translates to MRKIVIALNALLVVVLMSCKEDATSKINNSNLEAAGQRDEAAKLLPVMAFEKVEHDFGSIIQNTPQETVFKFTNTGDAPLIITDAKSTCGCTIPKYSKGAIAPGESGELLVQFNGSGSNVVTKVVTVSANTEKGTEQLRIKAFITPKDGAPVGPLKQS; encoded by the coding sequence ATGAGAAAAATAGTTATCGCATTAAATGCACTGTTGGTAGTTGTTTTAATGTCCTGTAAGGAAGATGCAACTAGTAAAATCAATAATTCAAACCTTGAAGCAGCAGGTCAGAGAGATGAAGCAGCAAAGTTGTTGCCTGTAATGGCTTTTGAGAAAGTAGAGCATGATTTTGGATCAATTATTCAGAATACACCCCAAGAAACAGTTTTTAAATTTACAAATACTGGCGATGCACCACTTATTATTACAGATGCAAAAAGTACTTGTGGTTGTACGATACCGAAATATTCAAAAGGAGCAATTGCACCAGGAGAATCAGGAGAATTATTAGTACAATTTAATGGTTCAGGAAGTAATGTGGTTACTAAAGTAGTTACCGTATCTGCAAATACAGAAAAGGGAACGGAACAATTAAGAATAAAAGCATTTATAACCCCTAAAGATGGTGCTCCAGTAGGACCATTAAAACAGTCATAA
- the pepT gene encoding peptidase T, whose translation MNPILNRFLSYVTIDTQSDPNSSTTPSTKKQWNLANKLAEELKLIGLSDVTIDKNAYIMATLPSNSTYANIPVIGFIAHFDTSPDFSGTNVNPQIIENYDGKDIVLNKEKNIILSPNYFDDLLQYKGQTIITTDGTTLLGADDKAGITEIVSAMEYLIHHPEIKHGTIKIGFTPDEEIGRGAHKFDVEKFGADWAYTMDGSQVGELEYENFNAASAKISITGKSVHPGYAKGKMINAISIANEFMTLLPENEVPQKTTGREGFFHVHHISGEIENATIELIIRDHDKELFEERKRLITTIKDKLSTLHGDCISIEVKDQYFNMKEKVAPVYHIVTTAKEAMESLGITPLIKPIRGGTDGSQLSFMGLPCPNIFAGGHNFHGKYEYVPLESMESAVKVIVKICELTALNNAKNL comes from the coding sequence ATGAACCCTATTCTTAATAGATTTTTGAGTTACGTAACTATTGACACTCAAAGCGACCCAAACTCATCAACAACACCGAGTACCAAGAAGCAATGGAATTTAGCCAATAAATTAGCCGAAGAATTAAAATTAATTGGACTAAGCGATGTTACCATCGATAAGAATGCTTACATCATGGCAACCCTTCCAAGCAATAGCACCTACGCCAACATTCCTGTAATAGGTTTTATAGCCCATTTTGATACTTCACCAGATTTTTCAGGAACGAACGTAAATCCACAAATTATTGAAAATTACGATGGAAAAGACATCGTTTTGAATAAGGAAAAAAATATTATTCTTTCTCCAAATTATTTTGATGATTTACTTCAATACAAAGGACAAACTATTATAACTACAGATGGCACAACTCTTCTTGGTGCCGACGATAAAGCAGGAATTACAGAAATAGTTTCGGCGATGGAATATTTAATACATCATCCTGAAATAAAACATGGTACTATAAAAATAGGTTTTACTCCTGATGAGGAAATTGGTCGTGGAGCGCATAAATTTGATGTGGAAAAATTTGGTGCAGATTGGGCGTACACTATGGATGGAAGTCAGGTTGGAGAATTAGAATACGAAAATTTCAATGCTGCTTCTGCTAAAATTTCAATTACAGGTAAAAGTGTCCACCCGGGTTATGCCAAAGGAAAAATGATCAATGCGATAAGTATAGCTAATGAATTTATGACTTTGTTACCCGAAAATGAAGTTCCTCAAAAAACAACAGGTCGCGAAGGCTTTTTTCATGTTCATCATATTTCTGGTGAAATAGAAAACGCAACGATTGAGCTCATCATAAGAGATCACGACAAAGAATTATTTGAAGAACGCAAGAGGCTTATAACTACTATAAAAGATAAATTATCAACCCTTCATGGCGATTGTATATCCATTGAGGTAAAAGACCAATATTTTAATATGAAGGAAAAGGTAGCCCCTGTTTATCATATTGTTACTACCGCTAAAGAAGCAATGGAGTCGCTAGGCATCACACCACTTATAAAACCCATTAGAGGGGGCACAGACGGGTCTCAATTAAGCTTTATGGGATTACCCTGTCCGAATATTTTTGCGGGAGGACATAATTTCCATGGTAAATATGAATATGTCCCTTTAGAAAGTATGGAGAGTGCTGTAAAAGTAATTGTAAAAATTTGTGAGCTTACTGCCTTAAACAACGCTAAAAACCTCTAA
- the nusB gene encoding transcription antitermination factor NusB, translating into MLTRRHVRVKVMQCIYALTRSNDDSLEKQQKFLKFSIENTYSLYLLMLSLMKEIHHFAKEQVELSANTYLSDSSNTFDDKRKFVNNKFLKMISDNKVLDEELEIRKLQNWYLNDEYVKLLYKEIIASDSYQKYMHTKSATFEDDKQLIVDLFKNIIAPNEKIYEYFEDDKLTWVDDIPLVNTFILKLLKKTKEGAVESYFLPPLIKDQEDIEFSKKLLSKTLLQNEKLVKEIEGKTPNWDKDRIADIDAILLKMAIAELLNFPSIPERVTINEYLELAKEYSTPKSSTFINGILDKLIKEYQQDGKLNKIGRGLL; encoded by the coding sequence ATGCTTACAAGAAGGCATGTGCGAGTAAAAGTAATGCAGTGTATTTATGCATTAACACGTTCCAATGACGATTCTTTAGAAAAACAACAGAAGTTTTTAAAATTCAGTATTGAAAATACATATTCTTTGTATTTATTGATGTTGAGTTTAATGAAAGAAATTCATCATTTTGCAAAAGAGCAAGTTGAGCTTTCTGCGAATACTTATTTGTCAGATTCATCCAATACTTTTGATGATAAGAGGAAGTTTGTGAACAACAAATTTCTAAAAATGATTTCTGATAATAAAGTTCTTGATGAAGAACTTGAGATTAGAAAACTTCAGAATTGGTATTTGAATGATGAATACGTAAAATTACTTTATAAGGAGATTATAGCAAGTGATTCTTACCAAAAATACATGCATACAAAATCGGCTACATTTGAAGACGATAAACAGCTAATTGTAGATTTGTTTAAGAATATCATTGCTCCTAATGAAAAAATCTACGAATATTTTGAAGACGATAAACTTACTTGGGTAGATGATATTCCTTTGGTGAACACCTTTATTCTAAAGCTTTTAAAGAAGACTAAAGAAGGTGCGGTGGAATCTTATTTCTTACCTCCTCTAATTAAGGATCAGGAAGATATAGAATTTTCAAAAAAGCTCTTATCCAAAACATTACTTCAAAACGAGAAATTAGTTAAGGAAATTGAAGGAAAAACCCCTAATTGGGATAAAGATAGAATTGCAGATATAGATGCTATTCTATTGAAAATGGCCATTGCCGAATTGTTAAACTTCCCATCAATACCAGAACGAGTTACGATAAATGAATATTTAGAATTAGCTAAAGAATATAGTACGCCAAAGAGTAGTACTTTTATTAATGGTATTTTAGATAAACTAATTAAGGAGTATCAACAAGATGGAAAACTAAACAAAATAGGCAGAGGTTTATTATAA
- the yajC gene encoding preprotein translocase subunit YajC: MLEKYPFIPLIAIFVVFYFFMIAPQRKKQKQEKKFSAELKKGDKVVTKSGMHGKIVELNDKDNSCVIETLAGKIKFERSALSLEMSSKLNAPAVIEKK, from the coding sequence ATGTTAGAAAAATATCCATTTATACCACTGATTGCAATTTTCGTAGTATTTTACTTCTTTATGATTGCACCTCAGAGAAAAAAGCAAAAGCAAGAAAAGAAATTTTCTGCTGAACTTAAAAAAGGTGATAAAGTAGTTACTAAAAGCGGAATGCACGGTAAGATTGTAGAATTAAATGATAAAGATAATTCTTGTGTAATTGAAACTTTAGCGGGTAAAATAAAGTTTGAGCGTTCAGCGCTTTCTTTAGAGATGAGTTCAAAGCTTAATGCTCCTGCAGTAATAGAGAAAAAATAA